The genomic region TGAGATTAGAGGATGGAGGACGACAAGTACGCTAAGGAGTTGGACGTGGCGGTTAGAGCGGTGCACATGGCTTGTGCTCTGTGTCAGAGAGTTCAAGAGGGTTTGGTTTCAGCTAGCACCGACCAGGTTAAGTCCAAGGACGACGATTCCCCTGTAACCATTGCAGGTTTGTACTTTGGATGTTTTGAATTGAATCTTTGTTCTTGATTGTGGTGTGTTCTGAATGTAGTTTTTGGTCTTTGAAATTGAAAGATTGATATGAAAGTGCTCTGGAAAACGTTTCGAAGAATACTATATAGTGATTTTATTGTGCACTCTAACTGAAGTGAAAGAAAGCTGAACTTGTTTATGAGTTATGGGTCTTACGAATATTTCTGTTTGGACTTTGATTATTCGTGGCGCACTTATGCAATGTAGTGGCTTTTAAGGTTAGATTAATACGATTTAAGGATCAGTCGATGTTATTTGAGGCGATTCAGGGTTGTGATGCTCATATCTGTTGTTTTGTGCAACATGGTAGCTCAATGAATCAATGGGATGTGAACAACACAAAATTTTGTTTTGTAAGAAAGACAGCAAGTTAAAGTTCTTTAGGTGCATTTTAATTGCAGGTTTTCCTCCCACAGTATGGAGTAGTTTTTTTCTTAGGCTGCAACTAGAATCTTACAGTCATGTTCTCTGTAATAGAGGAATTGAGTAGTAGGTGACCATTGTTGAGAAAGAGTTTGAAAGTATGTGATCCTTAGGAAATGATTTTGCGGGTTAATATATAACATGTTGATCATAAATTTGTTCATTAAGCATGAAAAAATGTTCATTGAGATTTGCATTTAAAAGAAATATGCAGGCAGTATCTTGAAGAGCATTAAGTGGAAACCCAAATTTGGTTGCTTGGACATGCTATCTTGTGGCTTTGTATTTTCTTTAAAGTATAAATGCTTGTTGTTCCATTGTTAGAAGAAGGCGTGAACTCTTTTCTTTCCTGATTACTTAGAATTCTTGAAGTATAAAATCGTGCAGCAATAGCTAAGTTTCCCATCAATTCTAAAAGGCCTGGATGATAGTCCTAGCATGTGCTCAAACTAAGAGAATTAATAAGTTTACAAATGCTCAAGGATAGATTTTATTTCTAGACGAGTATAATGCACTTTTGATGTTATATTTTGAAAAGAAGTAGCTTTCTGAACCTGAACCCCTGGTCATATTTACTATGTATTTGAACAATCACATTGGAATTGTGCATTAACAGATTGGAGTGTCCAAGCAACTGTTAGCTGGATACTATCTGAATTCTTTGGGAATCAAAATGTATCCATTATTGCTGAAGAAGATGTACAGGCTCTCTCTGAGGCTGACTCAGTAGGTTTGCTGCAAGCTGTTGTGAATACTGTGAATGAATGCTTAGCTGGAGCACCTAAGTATGGTCTTAAAAGTCCATCAGAAGCCCTTACGACATCTCAAATTCTTGAGGCTATCAGCCGATGCAACTCGGTAGGAGGCCCCAAAGGAAGACATTGGGTACTTGATCCTGTTGATGGCACATTAGGGTTTGTGCGTGGGGATCAATATGCTGTGGCTCTAGCCTTGATTGAGGATGGAAAAGTTGTTATTGGGGTACTAGGGTGCCCTAATTACCCAATGAAAAAAGAACTGCTCAATTATCATTATCAGTACCATGAAGCCATGTCAAAGTCTTCTCCACCTTCTCCTGATATATGGGAAAGAGGTTGTGTGATGTATGCGAGAAAAGACAGTGGGCACGCGTGGATGCAGCCACACATCCATGGAGATAAGAAGTTTGAATGGCCAAATTCTGCTAAACTTATTCGGGTTTCTTCCATCGATGACCCAGCACTGGCTACTAGTTGTGAACCTGTGGAGAGAGCAAATTCAAACCACTCCTTCACAGAAGGGCTTGCTCACAGCGTAGGGCTAAGGTAAATTTGTTTACATATAAGTTTCTGTACATGTGGATGTTTTTCAGACTAAAATGAATCAAGACTTTGTAAAGAACATTTATTAGAAGTGAATTGGGACATAAGTTACTAATTAGTAGGATCACTTTTTGTTGTGAACCTATCTACTATATCATACAAAAGGTGTAAAAGTTTATTTTTCTAGTTTGAGTTATTTCTTTCTAGATACAAGAAAAGAACAGAATCTTGACAGCGTGTGTCCTTTCCTGTAGTTTGAAATTGGTCATTATCACCCTGTTCTTCTTTCAGGCAATTTCCTTGTAATGTGATTTCTTTTAGTATATAATTTCTATTAGTATCACTATACTATCTAAAACAAATTGAGACTACTCAAAACAGCCTTGCATTACTTCCCTCTTGTGATTTTTATCTGATATTTAATGATTGCATTTCTTGTCGTTTCTTTGGTTGCAATATAATATGAATCTTAAACTCCACCTTGTTTGCCATTTTCACTTGTCTGGGAAAATTTGGCATCTACTTTACTGGTGTTCTAACTTGGTACTTTTGTTTCATATGAGATGGTAGAAAGAAGCCCATGCGTGTCTATAGCATGGTGAAATATGCAGCCATAGCTCGGGGAGATGCTGAGCTGTTTATGAAGTTTGCAAGGACAGGGTACAAGGAGAAGATATGGGATCATGCTGCAGGTGTTGTCATTGTAGAAGAGGCTGGGGGTATGGTAACTGATGCTGGAGGAAGGCCCCTGGACTTTTCAAAAGGACCGTACTTAGAAGGCCTTGATAGAGGAATTATTGTTTGTTCTGGGGCCGCACTGCATGAGAAAATAGTTGATGCCGTTTATGCCAGCTGGGACTCTTCTAGTTTATGAGGCTATCTGTACCATACCGATAGATTGTTGTGGTGGTATATTTGGTGAGGTAAATTTATCTGGCATAGCTTTTTACATCAGAAGTTTAATTAGTTATATATAACTGAATCAATGGCTTTATGAGTGAGCTAGTTGTCCTAGACTCCTCTATGACTTGATGTGTGTGAGTTTTCACTTTCAGTTGATCAAGAGCTTTTACTTCAATTATATCACTATTGTTATCTACTGCCTTTGGTTCGTGGATGGAAACAGAAAAATAAACTATTGCAAACTAAATTATGTTAAAATCTCTTTTCACAATCCTTACAAATTGTAGCTAGAGTTTCTTAAAACTCGTAAGTCAGAACTCATGTTTTGTTTATATCTAAGTTATTTTGGTGGAATCTTGTCAAATAACTTCATTTTTCATATCGTTATCATCTTTGAAATAGTTCAACACCCTCTTTCTTAATAACATTTTGTCTCGGAAACAGTTGAAATGCTGTCTGACAAGGACTTCAATAAGCATGTGTAAACACTGAAACTCAGAAGTGCAATTGCTGGATACTGAACAAGATTTTGATGTAACTTCAAAAGTTAAGGATGAATTTGGATTTGTGTCTAAAAAAATCTGCTTAAGGTCGAACGTGGTATACTTGGTTGCACACACACGGACGCACACACATGCTCATTGATCTGCTGGCTTGTATGCATCCTTTATTGAAAGACCAATGAAAACATGTCTATGATATTTCAGGACAAATGAATTGCTGAGGAGGATCCTAGACGGTGCTTACCTGCATTTTTCAATTTGGTAGTGCTTGGAGATATCATGAGGAGTCTGGTATGTTTGTCCAAGAAAACACGCTAACGCGGGAGTCAAGTTTACAGGAGAAGTGTAAGGTTAGGAAATGTGCCCAACTAATTCAAGAAAAAAGACACCATTGTAATGCTTCTGGATATATATCAGTGGAATCAAGAAACTAAAATTTTGCAACTGAAATTGCCGAGGGATATGGAGTTGATGGCTTGAAGAGGTGGTCTGAGTAATGACGTTCTATGTTCTATGGTCTTATACTTATGACAGCACAGTTTGAGTTCATCTTCTTCGGCTGTGTAATTATGTGGCTAATGGCCTTTACTAGTTAGGCCTAAATATGGGATTGCTCTCACCATATATGACAAGCAGAGAAGTTTTAGGTCTTTTACCCATTATATCTTGCAACTACTGAAACCAAGTACACAGCGTAGCCAGACGGTTGTACCCGCAGGGGGACTTGTGATTCAAATGTGTTGTAGGCTAAGCTAGTGACCGCAATTTCACCAGCAGTGAAGTTTGCTTTCCGTAGAACATGTTTGAACGACACCCTCTTTCAATGGAAACAATAGTTTTTTGGGAGGTTAGAGTCCCCCTTTCTCCATCAAACTTGTAGAATTTTGTTCTCTAGTTTATTTTTTTTATTTTTTTTATTTTTTGGAGTATTTTGCCCTTTCCGTTTTTTGTCATTGAGAGGGAGAGAGATCATCAGACTTTGGTGGAAGAGGGTTTTCAATTTTAATGCATTCTTAGTTGATAGAAACTCAAAACCAAGAGATTAATGACTATTACATAGATTGATCAAAAATGACTTCCATAAATCAAAACCAAGAACTAAGACAATATATTTCTTATTATTCTTACCGAAAGTATCTAAATTTATTAGCTATAAGAAAAATTCTAAAACGAAATTAACAAGGTTCAACTCTTGAAGATGTAAATCGAGTCTCATTAGGGTTCCCTTGTTTGTCCTCCGAGAACAGCATCGTTACGTTGTTAGACGGGTGAATCTCCTTCCGTTTGCGGTGGTTGAGAGTTAAGTCCCCTTCCACTCCAGTTGTAGTTACATGCGAGCGATAAGCAACATATCAGAAAAGCTACTCCGCCTACTATGAGATACACGTGCAAATCGTCTCCTGACATAGCTTAGAGAGAGAGAGAGAGAGAGAGAGAGAGAGAGAGAGAGAGAGAGAGAGAGAGAGAGAGAGAGAGAGAGAGNNNNNNNNNNNNNNNNNNNNNNNNNNNNNNNNNNNNNNNNNNNNNNNNNNNNNNNNNNNNNNNNNNNNNNNNNNNNNNNNNNNNNNNNNNNNNNNNNNNNNNNNNNNNNNNAGAGAGAGAGAGAGAGCACTAGAGAAACAAAAGTATAACACTAGAAGTCTAGAGTGGATTGATTGTCTGGTATATTTTTCAGGTTATGAACTTGTCACCTTCTTTTATAGAAGAAACAGTGCTTCAAATAGGGAGAGTATTTAGTATTTCCTGATTTGTTTCAGTAAGCCTTATTTTCCTTGATTGTGTAGGATTCCCAAAGAATCAAGAATATCGGGAAATTCATAGTCACGAATGGAACTCGTATTGGACCCCTTTGAACATTCATCCCCGCTACTCTGTTTGCGATTTTGTTTATTATTGTGGGCATGGAATGTTGAGAAAAACAAATGTTGATTAGACAAAGGCCTGTTTGTTAATTAAGAAAAAGGCCCGTTCTTTTTCCTCCGCCGACAGAAAATAAAGAAGGAAAAAAAAAGTAAAAGCACTCTAGTTTTGCCCAACCAGTATCATTTGTTCTAATTGTATTAATATTCTTTTTTTTTAAATGGGAGGTCATAATAAACTCGTTGTAGCATTTTTATTTTTATTTTTATCAAAAAACTTATCACTTTAGTTTTCTCTTTTTTGGTTTTTTTTGTTGGTGAAATCAAGTT from Fragaria vesca subsp. vesca linkage group LG3, FraVesHawaii_1.0, whole genome shotgun sequence harbors:
- the LOC101299277 gene encoding PAP-specific phosphatase HAL2-like; translated protein: MEDDKYAKELDVAVRAVHMACALCQRVQEGLVSASTDQVKSKDDDSPVTIADWSVQATVSWILSEFFGNQNVSIIAEEDVQALSEADSVGLLQAVVNTVNECLAGAPKYGLKSPSEALTTSQILEAISRCNSVGGPKGRHWVLDPVDGTLGFVRGDQYAVALALIEDGKVVIGVLGCPNYPMKKELLNYHYQYHEAMSKSSPPSPDIWERGCVMYARKDSGHAWMQPHIHGDKKFEWPNSAKLIRVSSIDDPALATSCEPVERANSNHSFTEGLAHSVGLRKKPMRVYSMVKYAAIARGDAELFMKFARTGYKEKIWDHAAGVVIVEEAGGMVTDAGGRPLDFSKGPYLEGLDRGIIVCSGAALHEKIVDAVYASWDSSSL